One genomic region from Sphingobacterium multivorum encodes:
- the ftsZ gene encoding cell division protein FtsZ — protein MSIQFEMLKEQSSIIKVIGVGGGGGNAVNHMYKQGISGVDFIVCNTDAQALELSPIPNKVQLGISLTEGMGAGADPDVGENSAIESIEDIKRMLGTNTKMLFITAGMGGGTGTGASPVLAKAAKELGILTVAIVTTPFTFEGKRRRSQAEEGLSELRKYVDSYLVISNDRLREIFGNLTMTAAFAKADDILTTAAKGIAEIITIPGYVNVDFKDVRTVMNDSGVAIMGNAVAEGEDRALRAVEGALASPLLKDNEIEGARYILLNITSGTKEVTMDEVAIITDYIQEKAGLSADLIWGNCIDENFEDELSVTIIATGFQTSEERDKERENTKVSMPLTAEPANSFIKPVSQVAPREVPATNSFVTPVQRVDTPAPSTNTSTPNNLQSDLFTSPRNAVQQQVAVEEPQVIRHDLGFDGGYEEETSFGDSDFQLKTSPSVFQFQMPTVFDSYTAPSASGYEEKPTFSSSTTNEQVEVPQVEEEQVSFEDQLVRTKERILRLKELSMKLKSSNGLHELENEPAYKRKQMSLEDTPHSSQSQVSRFTLSFEDGNTEIRPNNSFLHDNVD, from the coding sequence ATGTCAATACAGTTTGAAATGTTAAAAGAACAATCTTCAATAATCAAAGTTATTGGGGTTGGTGGTGGTGGCGGCAATGCCGTAAACCACATGTATAAACAAGGAATTAGTGGGGTAGATTTTATCGTGTGTAATACTGATGCGCAAGCATTGGAATTGAGCCCGATCCCAAATAAAGTTCAATTGGGGATAAGTCTGACCGAAGGAATGGGGGCAGGAGCAGATCCTGATGTAGGTGAAAATTCAGCGATCGAAAGTATTGAAGATATCAAACGTATGTTGGGTACCAATACCAAGATGTTGTTTATTACAGCTGGTATGGGCGGTGGAACTGGTACTGGTGCTAGTCCAGTATTGGCGAAAGCTGCCAAAGAATTGGGTATTTTAACTGTTGCGATTGTAACTACACCCTTTACGTTTGAAGGTAAACGCCGTCGTTCACAGGCGGAAGAAGGTTTATCTGAGTTACGTAAATATGTAGATTCTTATCTTGTGATTTCAAATGACCGCCTTCGTGAGATTTTTGGTAATTTGACGATGACTGCGGCTTTTGCAAAAGCCGATGATATATTGACTACCGCGGCAAAAGGTATCGCCGAAATTATAACTATCCCTGGTTATGTAAACGTCGATTTTAAAGATGTTCGCACTGTTATGAACGATAGTGGTGTTGCCATTATGGGGAATGCTGTTGCCGAAGGTGAAGATCGTGCATTACGTGCAGTGGAAGGTGCCTTAGCTTCTCCATTGTTGAAAGATAATGAGATTGAAGGTGCTCGCTATATTTTATTGAATATTACTTCTGGAACGAAAGAAGTAACTATGGATGAAGTTGCGATCATTACGGATTACATTCAGGAAAAAGCTGGTTTGTCAGCAGATTTAATCTGGGGTAACTGTATTGATGAGAATTTTGAAGACGAATTGTCAGTAACAATTATTGCCACTGGTTTTCAAACATCTGAAGAACGTGATAAAGAACGTGAAAATACAAAGGTGTCTATGCCCTTAACTGCTGAACCGGCTAATTCTTTTATCAAACCTGTTTCTCAGGTAGCGCCAAGAGAAGTTCCTGCTACGAATAGTTTCGTAACTCCGGTTCAACGTGTGGATACACCAGCACCTTCTACAAATACTTCTACTCCAAATAATTTGCAATCTGACTTGTTCACTTCTCCCAGAAATGCGGTACAACAACAGGTAGCTGTTGAGGAACCACAAGTAATACGTCATGATTTGGGCTTTGATGGTGGTTATGAAGAGGAAACTTCATTTGGAGATAGTGATTTTCAATTGAAAACCTCACCGTCAGTGTTTCAATTCCAGATGCCAACAGTGTTTGATTCTTACACAGCTCCTTCTGCGTCAGGATATGAGGAGAAACCTACATTTTCATCAAGTACAACAAATGAGCAAGTAGAAGTCCCTCAGGTAGAAGAAGAGCAAGTTTCGTTTGAAGATCAGCTGGTTCGTACAAAAGAACGCATCTTGCGTCTTAAAGAATTGAGCATGAAACTAAAATCTTCTAATGGTCTACATGAGTTGGAAAACGAGCCTGCTTATAAGCGGAAACAAATGTCATTGGAAGATACACCGCATTCTTCACAATCTCAGGTGTCTCGTTTTACACTTTCCTTTGAAGACGGAAATACTGAAATTAGACCGAACAATTCTTTTCTACATGATAATGTAGACTAA
- a CDS encoding cell division protein FtsQ/DivIB, which yields MLKKLRNIQWNRVLYFTLFFIGVIVVVVIMSIVGKRDEQQVCKDIKIVIEGTEAFIDQADISKLIEQNYGSFVGKKVNGIPFQKVEKTLRKLPYVSDASIHADMDGTIRININQREAVMRVINKNGKEFYVDPKGLKIPTTLKYIPHIMVATGNIAEGYNEALDTIATPLVKDLVKVVEFIKNDELWNNQVVQIYVNPDKDIELVPRVGTQQLIVGSADSLEQKFELLNTFYTQIMPKVGINAYGVVNVKYGGQIICEKRGNWSFSDDQTKKVANNTL from the coding sequence ATGCTTAAAAAATTACGTAACATACAATGGAATCGTGTCCTCTACTTTACGCTGTTTTTTATCGGCGTAATAGTCGTCGTCGTGATTATGAGTATTGTTGGGAAACGTGATGAGCAGCAGGTTTGTAAAGATATTAAGATTGTCATTGAAGGCACAGAAGCTTTTATTGATCAGGCTGATATCTCCAAATTGATCGAACAGAACTATGGTAGTTTCGTGGGGAAGAAAGTCAATGGAATCCCCTTTCAGAAGGTTGAAAAAACCTTGCGCAAATTACCGTATGTTTCCGATGCCAGTATACATGCCGATATGGATGGTACGATCAGAATTAACATTAATCAGCGCGAGGCTGTCATGCGGGTCATCAACAAAAATGGCAAGGAATTTTATGTAGACCCCAAAGGATTGAAGATACCGACAACGTTGAAGTATATACCGCACATCATGGTTGCTACAGGTAATATCGCAGAAGGATATAATGAAGCATTGGATACCATCGCAACACCATTGGTTAAAGATTTGGTCAAGGTTGTTGAATTTATCAAAAATGACGAATTATGGAATAACCAGGTGGTGCAGATATATGTGAATCCGGATAAGGATATTGAACTTGTACCTCGTGTAGGGACACAGCAATTGATTGTTGGATCGGCAGATTCATTGGAACAAAAATTTGAATTATTAAACACCTTTTATACGCAGATCATGCCAAAGGTAGGTATAAATGCTTATGGTGTTGTCAACGTGAAATATGGAGGTCAGATCATCTGTGAAAAGCGAGGAAACTGGAGTTTTTCAGATGATCAAACAAAAAAAGTAGCAAATAATACATTATAG
- the murC gene encoding UDP-N-acetylmuramate--L-alanine ligase, whose amino-acid sequence MNLDAIKQVYLIGIGGIGMSGLARYFKHLGCEVNGYDRTETELTKTLVEEGIVISYQDDINTIDGIFHVPTAETLVIFTPAIPKDSKIKAFFESHGHTLYKRSQVLGIISESRFTVAVAGTHGKTTTSTMVAHVLKDSGYDCSAFLGGISSNYGTNVLYGNNNTVVVEADEFDRSFLTLHPNIAIVTSSDADHLDIYGDRSHLLESFQMFLDKVVEGGTRIIKKGLEFKGQISYSGHEIADAYASNVHVRDGEFFFDYQDTNGKIDDIHLGIPGIHNVENAVAAIAVARLLGIENEAIKKALTTFKGVKRRFEYIVRKPGAVYIDDYAHHPEELRAFLTSMRKLYPTKKLNVVFQPHLFTRTRDFVDGFAEVLSMADNLLLMEIYPARELPIEGINSSWLLDKITATEKQLVTAEEVLEFARDEKPELIVTVGAGDIDKLVKPLQAILEHA is encoded by the coding sequence ACTGAGCTGACTAAAACCTTAGTCGAGGAAGGAATTGTGATCTCCTATCAGGATGATATCAATACGATTGATGGTATTTTTCATGTCCCAACAGCAGAGACACTAGTCATTTTTACACCTGCTATTCCTAAAGATTCGAAGATTAAGGCCTTTTTCGAATCACATGGACATACGCTTTATAAACGGTCTCAGGTTTTGGGGATCATTAGCGAGAGTAGATTTACAGTAGCTGTTGCTGGTACACATGGTAAAACAACAACTTCTACTATGGTGGCACATGTATTGAAGGATTCGGGTTACGACTGCTCTGCCTTTTTGGGAGGAATTAGTTCTAACTACGGTACCAATGTGCTTTATGGTAATAATAATACAGTTGTGGTTGAGGCTGATGAATTTGATCGTTCATTTCTGACGCTTCACCCCAATATCGCAATAGTAACTTCTTCTGATGCGGATCATTTGGACATTTATGGCGACCGTAGCCATTTGCTTGAATCGTTTCAAATGTTCTTGGATAAAGTGGTTGAAGGAGGTACACGTATTATAAAAAAGGGCCTTGAGTTTAAGGGGCAAATCAGTTATTCAGGCCATGAAATCGCTGATGCATATGCTTCCAATGTGCATGTACGCGATGGAGAGTTCTTTTTTGATTATCAAGATACCAATGGAAAGATCGATGATATCCATTTGGGTATTCCTGGTATCCATAATGTTGAAAATGCGGTGGCTGCAATTGCAGTGGCCCGTTTACTTGGGATTGAGAACGAAGCGATCAAGAAAGCGTTGACGACATTCAAAGGAGTGAAAAGAAGGTTTGAATATATTGTCCGTAAACCTGGAGCGGTGTATATTGATGACTATGCACACCATCCAGAGGAATTGCGTGCATTTTTAACTTCGATGCGTAAATTGTATCCCACAAAAAAACTAAATGTGGTGTTTCAGCCGCATTTATTTACGCGTACGCGGGATTTTGTGGATGGTTTTGCCGAGGTATTGTCCATGGCAGACAATCTGTTGTTAATGGAAATTTATCCAGCACGGGAGCTTCCCATTGAAGGGATCAATTCGAGTTGGTTATTGGATAAAATTACGGCAACGGAAAAACAGCTTGTAACAGCAGAAGAAGTCCTGGAATTCGCACGCGATGAAAAGCCGGAACTAATTGTTACAGTTGGGGCAGGTGATATTGACAAATTGGTTAAACCGTTACAGGCCATTTTAGAGCATGCTTAA
- the ftsA gene encoding cell division protein FtsA, with the protein MNSKAAEIERENPIIVGLDIGTTKICVTVGRRSSGNKIELLGVGKADSAGVSRGVVANIQKTVGSILEAVEIAEAQSNVDIKVVNVGIAGQHIKSIQHRGIFTKTDGDDEIIRRDIERLISDMYKLVLPPGEEIIHVLPQEFTVDNEPGIREPIGMAGRRIEANFHIISGRVTDIKNIKKCIDNSNLEVAELILEPLASSEAVLDEDEKNAGVVLVDIGGGTTDVAIFHEGIIRHTAVIPLGGNIVTEDIRQGCSVLRSQAELLKTRFGSALADENKENEVICVPGLKGREPKEISVKNLAYIIQARMEEIIEHVYYEIKSSGYENKLIGGIVITGGGAQLKHLVQLVEYITGIDCRIGFPNEYLSKNEVLPKPLFEELKSPLYATSIGLLIKGIQSHEEEEDSRREMHTPSKKVQAATVTTKEVSEQQQKEQGLLSWFKRFIKDGNEIDDASFLDKK; encoded by the coding sequence ATGAACTCAAAGGCAGCAGAAATTGAAAGAGAAAACCCAATTATCGTGGGACTCGATATTGGTACTACCAAAATTTGTGTTACGGTTGGGAGACGTAGCTCAGGAAACAAAATTGAATTATTAGGTGTGGGGAAAGCGGACTCTGCCGGTGTAAGCCGCGGAGTAGTTGCTAATATCCAGAAAACTGTGGGGAGTATTTTAGAGGCTGTTGAGATAGCCGAAGCACAGTCCAATGTGGATATTAAAGTGGTGAACGTGGGGATTGCTGGCCAACACATCAAAAGTATTCAACACCGCGGAATATTTACCAAAACTGATGGTGACGACGAAATTATTCGACGCGATATCGAACGACTGATTTCGGATATGTATAAACTGGTACTGCCTCCAGGAGAAGAAATTATACATGTTTTACCACAGGAGTTTACGGTAGATAACGAGCCGGGTATTCGCGAACCAATCGGTATGGCAGGGCGTCGTATTGAAGCAAATTTCCATATTATATCGGGACGTGTAACTGATATTAAAAACATCAAAAAATGTATTGATAATTCCAATCTGGAAGTTGCTGAATTAATTCTCGAACCTTTAGCGTCTTCAGAAGCTGTATTGGATGAAGACGAAAAAAATGCTGGTGTTGTATTAGTAGATATCGGTGGTGGAACCACAGATGTTGCCATCTTCCATGAAGGAATTATTCGTCACACAGCCGTGATTCCTTTAGGCGGTAATATCGTCACAGAAGATATCCGTCAGGGATGTTCTGTTTTGCGTTCCCAAGCTGAATTGTTGAAAACTCGCTTTGGATCAGCTTTAGCCGATGAAAACAAAGAAAATGAGGTGATTTGCGTGCCCGGATTAAAAGGTCGTGAACCAAAAGAAATTTCTGTTAAAAACCTAGCTTATATCATCCAAGCTAGAATGGAGGAAATTATTGAGCATGTATATTATGAAATCAAATCTTCTGGATATGAAAATAAACTGATCGGTGGTATTGTAATTACCGGTGGTGGTGCTCAATTAAAACATCTGGTACAACTTGTTGAATATATTACTGGAATAGATTGTCGTATCGGATTTCCGAATGAATATCTTTCTAAGAATGAGGTTTTGCCAAAACCGTTGTTTGAAGAATTGAAAAGTCCGTTGTACGCAACGAGTATCGGCTTGTTGATCAAGGGAATCCAGTCACACGAGGAAGAGGAAGATAGCCGTAGAGAAATGCACACCCCATCTAAAAAAGTGCAGGCCGCTACAGTGACGACAAAAGAGGTTTCTGAACAGCAACAAAAGGAGCAAGGATTATTGTCATGGTTCAAACGTTTTATCAAAGACGGTAATGAAATCGATGACGCAAGTTTTTTAGATAAGAAGTAA